One genomic window of Arthrobacter caoxuetaonis includes the following:
- the cynS gene encoding cyanase — translation MTNWNATRDQATLNVRSAVARSDSSWAEIAEQLDRPLLWTIAALLGSHPVPAELAEKAGELLDLDEDTVLALQEQPYRIAGDSLKDDPTIYRFYELLAVYGPALKEAIHEEFGDGIMSAINCNVELTRREDPDGDRVRVIIDGKFLKYQW, via the coding sequence ATGACTAATTGGAACGCGACACGAGACCAGGCCACGCTCAACGTGCGCAGCGCCGTCGCCCGTTCGGATTCTTCCTGGGCTGAGATTGCCGAGCAGCTGGACCGGCCACTGCTGTGGACCATCGCCGCGCTGCTCGGTTCGCATCCGGTGCCGGCCGAACTGGCCGAGAAGGCGGGCGAACTGCTGGACCTGGACGAGGACACCGTGCTGGCACTGCAGGAGCAGCCGTACCGGATTGCCGGGGACTCGCTGAAGGATGACCCCACGATTTACCGCTTCTACGAGCTTCTCGCCGTGTATGGGCCGGCGCTGAAGGAAGCCATCCACGAGGAATTCGGCGACGGCATCATGAGTGCCATCAACTGCAACGTCGAACTGACCCGGCGCGAAGATCCCGACGGCGACCGCGTCCGCGTGATCATCGACGGCAAGTTCCTGAAGTACCAGTGGTAG
- a CDS encoding SDR family oxidoreductase — MSEYISSPLPQVPPAEPAASAGRAAGKVALISGAAQGMGASHARVLAAQGASVMIADLQEAAGRELAREINDSAGRNAAAFSRLDVTRFSDWLAAVESTVDQFGALHVLVNNAGIYTPGNAEDASIEDWNRTINIDLTGTFLGMKAAVPQMRRNDSSSIINVSSIAGLVGFKNRAAYAAAKWGVQGLTKTSALDFGPDGIRVNSIHPGSVETALTAGLRRGVSQIPAGRAAQVEEISSLVLYLASDESRFVSGAAIAIDGGETAGNNLRQDA; from the coding sequence ATGAGCGAGTACATCTCCAGCCCACTTCCACAGGTCCCTCCGGCAGAACCAGCCGCTTCCGCCGGCCGGGCGGCCGGCAAGGTCGCGCTTATCTCGGGCGCAGCCCAGGGCATGGGCGCTTCACACGCCAGGGTGCTCGCCGCGCAGGGTGCCAGCGTTATGATCGCGGACCTGCAAGAGGCGGCAGGAAGGGAGCTGGCCCGGGAAATCAACGACTCCGCCGGCCGCAACGCCGCTGCTTTCTCCCGGTTGGACGTGACCAGATTCAGCGACTGGCTCGCCGCCGTCGAATCCACCGTTGACCAGTTCGGGGCCCTGCACGTCCTGGTCAACAACGCCGGGATCTACACTCCCGGAAACGCGGAGGACGCCAGCATTGAAGACTGGAACCGCACGATCAACATCGACCTGACCGGGACGTTCCTCGGAATGAAGGCCGCCGTGCCGCAGATGCGCAGGAATGACTCCTCATCCATCATCAACGTTTCCTCGATCGCCGGTTTGGTGGGCTTCAAGAACCGCGCCGCGTATGCCGCTGCCAAGTGGGGGGTCCAGGGCCTGACGAAGACGTCCGCCCTCGATTTCGGCCCGGACGGTATTCGGGTGAACTCCATCCATCCCGGGTCCGTGGAGACTGCTCTGACCGCTGGCCTGCGGCGCGGCGTCAGCCAGATTCCTGCGGGCCGGGCTGCGCAGGTGGAGGAGATCAGCTCATTGGTCCTATACCTTGCCTCGGATGAATCCCGGTTCGTCTCCGGAGCCGCCATCGCCATCGACGGCGGTGAAACCGCGGGCAACAACCTGCGCCAGGATGCCTGA
- a CDS encoding helix-turn-helix transcriptional regulator produces MDLLTQVVREAPVPLWVIDSQGLVSLANKAAIRFLGYKAEDDVVGGPSHDLLHCRRPDGTPYPKHECPIVGSGGTAPASEWFVTRAGDARPVQWTTRSIGPGLGTLLSFSPRPRTQKQIVRELRSRGPAPRTPAVQVRAELRESLCRTIASRFTDPEFTTAELAAAAHLSVRSVQALFAEAGTSPAAEIRRVRLEHARTLLAQGHAVQAACLASGFLDPGTFGRAFRQRFGCAPSQVPASLARN; encoded by the coding sequence ATGGATCTGCTGACACAGGTGGTCCGTGAGGCGCCGGTTCCGCTGTGGGTCATCGACTCACAGGGCCTCGTGTCCCTGGCGAACAAGGCAGCCATCCGGTTCCTCGGCTACAAGGCGGAGGACGACGTCGTTGGCGGTCCCAGCCATGACCTGCTGCACTGCCGCCGCCCGGACGGAACCCCGTACCCCAAACACGAGTGCCCGATTGTCGGATCCGGCGGCACCGCCCCGGCATCCGAGTGGTTCGTGACCCGAGCCGGCGACGCGCGGCCGGTGCAGTGGACCACCCGGAGCATCGGGCCAGGCCTGGGCACGCTCCTGAGCTTCAGCCCCCGGCCGCGGACCCAAAAGCAGATCGTGCGCGAGCTGCGCAGCCGCGGGCCGGCGCCTCGGACCCCCGCCGTGCAGGTCCGTGCCGAACTGCGCGAATCCCTGTGCCGCACCATCGCATCCCGGTTCACGGATCCGGAATTTACGACGGCGGAGCTCGCCGCTGCTGCGCACCTGTCGGTTCGGTCGGTACAGGCGCTGTTCGCTGAGGCCGGGACCTCGCCCGCCGCCGAAATCCGCCGCGTCCGGCTGGAGCACGCCCGGACACTCCTGGCACAGGGCCATGCCGTGCAGGCTGCGTGCCTGGCTTCCGGGTTTCTGGATCCGGGCACCTTCGGCCGGGCCTTCCGGCAGCGGTTCGGCTGCGCGCCCAGCCAGGTGCCGGCGTCGTTGGCCCGCAACTAG
- a CDS encoding thymidylate kinase translates to MDTGLEPVCLRRNTIVVLLGIDGSGKSTAAGALKDLFPSRPVLVLGNYSGRKTIAGWALRHRIRVPGRIADAMETAVRVFNVLINHVRASRFDGLVIMDRHLYCQVALRKARGIRRGTALMTLAGILPQAHAVVYFDIPVEQAYERIRLRGEDQETIKGLQNFQAGYRELPCYPGFRTVDASGSREGTLLQLADIITLVSHRVPLHSSGRRA, encoded by the coding sequence ATGGATACCGGTCTGGAACCCGTCTGCTTGAGACGGAACACCATTGTGGTGCTGCTGGGCATTGACGGTTCCGGCAAGTCAACGGCCGCCGGGGCCCTCAAGGATCTGTTTCCATCCAGACCGGTGCTGGTTCTGGGCAACTATTCCGGAAGGAAAACCATCGCCGGCTGGGCCCTGCGTCACCGGATACGGGTCCCTGGCCGGATCGCAGATGCCATGGAAACGGCCGTCAGGGTGTTCAACGTTCTGATCAATCATGTGCGGGCCTCGCGCTTTGACGGGCTGGTCATCATGGATCGCCACCTTTATTGCCAGGTGGCCTTGCGGAAGGCGCGTGGAATACGCCGGGGAACTGCGCTGATGACCCTGGCGGGCATCCTGCCGCAGGCCCATGCGGTGGTGTACTTCGATATCCCGGTTGAACAAGCCTACGAGCGGATCAGATTGCGGGGCGAGGACCAGGAGACCATCAAAGGTCTCCAGAATTTCCAGGCCGGCTACAGGGAGCTGCCTTGTTATCCGGGTTTTAGAACAGTTGACGCGAGCGGTTCCCGCGAAGGCACTCTCCTCCAGCTAGCGGACATCATCACCCTCGTGAGCCATCGGGTTCCCCTCCACTCAAGCGGCCGGCGGGCGTGA
- a CDS encoding FAD-dependent oxidoreductase → MRILNGENAGKYDVVVVGSGAAALTAAATAAVAGQSVLVLEKSALLGGTSAVSGGMLWVVDNHYARRAGFSDSKAAGRRYVEAIARGLGRAELMDAALKHGDTMLRFAEEELNVRFIFLDNFPDYRQDLPGAVPGGRTVEPELFNYREALGDIASHIRTDGRHPYTMQEYEEWGAFTAFPWDQLNARQDAGIAAKGHALVSMLVAACLRNGVHLAVEARAERLLTRNGRITGVSLEDGTEISAGSGVMLAAGGFEWDRPLADSMLASRLITMCSPPSNTGDALKMGQRIGAMTRGTREAWWAPMSFTGGVRDGEPVGSLLRFERQGPGSIMVNRHGVRFANEAQNYNDLARVLQSWDSANNQTLNTPAHVVFDQSYLERYGILDHRAGQRTPDWLIEAPTLAKLAVKIGVPGDALEATVSRFNAHALAGADPDFGRGSSEYDRYWGDAENAWPNPSLGPLQYGPYYALEVVNGAFGTCGGLATNGTGQVLDVDGEPIEGLFAAGNTTESPYSAGYPGAGATLGPLMTMAYLAGRRLAGQPASYTQDRVVSA, encoded by the coding sequence ATGCGCATCCTCAACGGTGAGAACGCAGGCAAGTACGACGTCGTCGTCGTGGGCTCAGGAGCCGCAGCGCTGACCGCCGCCGCCACTGCCGCCGTCGCCGGTCAATCCGTCCTGGTGCTGGAGAAATCCGCCCTGCTGGGCGGGACCTCCGCCGTATCGGGCGGGATGCTGTGGGTGGTGGACAACCACTACGCCCGCCGGGCCGGCTTCAGCGACTCCAAGGCCGCCGGCCGCCGGTACGTGGAGGCTATAGCCCGCGGCCTCGGACGGGCCGAGCTGATGGACGCGGCCCTCAAACACGGCGATACCATGCTGCGCTTCGCCGAGGAGGAGCTGAACGTTCGGTTCATCTTCCTAGACAACTTTCCGGACTACCGGCAGGACCTGCCCGGCGCTGTGCCCGGCGGCCGCACCGTGGAGCCCGAACTGTTCAACTACCGGGAAGCCCTCGGCGACATTGCCTCGCACATCCGCACCGACGGCCGTCACCCGTACACCATGCAGGAGTACGAGGAATGGGGTGCCTTCACCGCCTTCCCCTGGGACCAGCTCAATGCCCGTCAGGATGCAGGCATTGCAGCCAAGGGGCATGCCCTGGTCTCCATGCTGGTGGCAGCCTGCCTGAGGAACGGCGTCCATCTGGCCGTCGAGGCCCGCGCCGAACGGCTGCTGACCCGCAACGGCAGGATCACCGGAGTGAGCCTTGAGGACGGCACGGAGATCAGTGCAGGATCCGGGGTGATGCTGGCCGCCGGCGGGTTCGAATGGGACCGGCCGCTGGCCGACTCGATGCTGGCCAGCCGCCTAATCACGATGTGCTCCCCGCCATCGAACACCGGAGACGCCCTGAAGATGGGCCAGCGCATCGGAGCCATGACCCGCGGGACCCGAGAAGCGTGGTGGGCGCCCATGTCCTTTACCGGCGGAGTCCGGGACGGCGAACCGGTCGGCTCGCTGCTGCGGTTCGAACGGCAGGGGCCGGGCTCCATTATGGTGAACCGCCACGGCGTACGGTTCGCCAACGAGGCGCAGAACTACAACGACCTCGCCCGGGTGCTGCAGTCCTGGGACTCGGCGAACAACCAGACGCTGAACACCCCCGCCCACGTGGTCTTCGACCAGTCTTACCTGGAGCGCTACGGAATCCTGGACCACCGGGCGGGCCAGCGGACCCCGGACTGGCTCATTGAAGCCCCGACCCTGGCGAAGCTCGCGGTGAAGATCGGCGTTCCGGGAGACGCTCTTGAGGCCACTGTTTCACGGTTCAACGCCCACGCACTGGCCGGGGCGGACCCAGACTTCGGCCGCGGCTCATCGGAATACGACCGCTACTGGGGTGATGCTGAGAACGCCTGGCCTAACCCCTCACTGGGCCCGCTCCAGTACGGCCCGTACTACGCGCTCGAAGTGGTCAACGGCGCCTTCGGTACCTGCGGCGGACTGGCCACCAACGGCACCGGCCAGGTGCTCGACGTCGACGGCGAACCGATCGAGGGACTGTTCGCAGCCGGCAACACCACCGAAAGCCCGTACTCCGCCGGCTACCCCGGAGCCGGCGCCACCCTTGGCCCGCTCATGACCATGGCCTACCTGGCCGGCCGCAGGCTGGCCGGGCAACCCGCCTCCTACACCCAGGACCGGGTGGTCTCCGCATGA
- a CDS encoding Dabb family protein has product MIRHIVMFRWKDSFTPAIRDQWTAGLDAMRDNIPGMLRLVHGPDIMHTERSWDHVIIADFATREDIAVYNTHPLHEAIKPFSLPNVQDLGYVDFELDDPALDPSAKDIS; this is encoded by the coding sequence ATGATCAGGCACATCGTGATGTTCCGGTGGAAGGACTCCTTCACGCCGGCCATCCGCGACCAGTGGACAGCAGGTCTGGACGCCATGCGGGACAACATCCCCGGGATGCTCCGGCTCGTTCACGGACCGGACATCATGCACACCGAACGGTCATGGGACCACGTCATCATCGCGGACTTCGCCACCCGTGAGGACATTGCTGTCTACAACACACACCCCCTCCACGAGGCCATCAAACCGTTCTCCCTGCCCAACGTGCAGGACCTCGGGTATGTGGACTTCGAACTCGACGATCCAGCCTTGGATCCAAGCGCAAAGGACATCTCATGA
- a CDS encoding IclR family transcriptional regulator, whose amino-acid sequence MANSPSGESVVNRVVRLLAAFSDEEPALPLRKLAREANLPVSTVHRLVAELEVEGLLERDAEKRVRHGHRLWELASRGSRAANLREAALPVMEDLLAHSGQHVSLGVLEGTDVLYIERLASDASTVNITRVAGRLPVHGCSAGLVFMAHAPEEEQDRFLHRRLEKLTESTVTDPEQLRGVLAAVRQSGFCSMAGIIVEESSGISVPIFARRGQVVAGLTVIVPLGQEALPAIVPQLKMASRAITRRLGYVPAAPGMQRRSVQSQGRV is encoded by the coding sequence GTGGCCAACTCGCCCTCGGGAGAATCTGTGGTTAACCGCGTAGTGCGCCTGCTGGCCGCCTTCAGTGACGAGGAGCCGGCGCTCCCGCTTCGGAAGCTGGCCCGGGAGGCGAACCTTCCGGTCTCCACGGTCCACAGGCTGGTCGCCGAGCTTGAAGTGGAGGGTTTGCTGGAGCGGGACGCCGAGAAGCGGGTCCGCCACGGGCACCGGCTCTGGGAGCTGGCCAGCCGCGGATCCCGCGCAGCGAACCTCCGCGAAGCCGCCCTGCCGGTGATGGAGGACCTGCTGGCCCACAGCGGCCAGCACGTCTCGCTGGGGGTTCTTGAGGGGACGGATGTGCTTTACATCGAACGCCTCGCTTCGGACGCATCCACCGTGAATATCACCCGAGTTGCCGGCCGGCTGCCAGTGCATGGCTGCTCCGCCGGCCTCGTTTTTATGGCCCATGCACCGGAGGAGGAGCAGGACCGGTTCCTGCACCGGCGGCTGGAAAAGCTGACCGAATCAACCGTCACCGATCCTGAGCAGCTGCGGGGTGTCCTTGCTGCGGTCCGGCAGTCCGGTTTCTGTTCGATGGCCGGCATCATCGTTGAGGAATCCAGTGGGATCTCAGTCCCCATCTTCGCGCGGCGGGGCCAGGTGGTGGCCGGGTTGACGGTGATCGTCCCGCTTGGCCAGGAGGCCCTGCCGGCAATCGTTCCGCAGTTGAAGATGGCTTCCCGGGCTATTACCCGCCGCCTTGGCTATGTGCCTGCCGCACCGGGGATGCAGCGGCGCAGTGTTCAGTCCCAGGGTCGTGTTTAG
- a CDS encoding SDR family NAD(P)-dependent oxidoreductase yields the protein MPAATAAPFAGRTAVVTGAAGGIGAATARMLARRGAAVVLGDISPGAAEVADALAADGYRALFVRTDVTNEDSVAALMAEAAGLGGSVDILVANAGVPESKGPLHELDTDHWRKVLDIDLTGVALSMKHALSYMSAQGSGAVVAVSSILGLVGQAGSGPYSAAKAGVANLVRSAGLTYAPTGIRVNAVAPGYAETPLLAALDESVRAQILARQPMGRLGSAEEIAEVICFLASDAASFVAGVVWPVDGGYTAQ from the coding sequence ATGCCCGCTGCGACGGCGGCGCCGTTCGCGGGCCGCACCGCCGTCGTAACGGGTGCTGCGGGCGGGATCGGCGCGGCCACCGCCCGGATGCTTGCCCGCCGCGGAGCCGCCGTCGTCTTGGGGGACATCAGTCCAGGCGCTGCTGAGGTGGCGGACGCGCTTGCTGCCGATGGCTACCGAGCCCTCTTCGTTCGCACAGACGTTACGAATGAAGATTCCGTAGCCGCACTGATGGCGGAGGCAGCGGGGCTGGGTGGCTCGGTGGACATCCTAGTGGCCAACGCCGGGGTCCCGGAGTCCAAAGGCCCACTGCATGAACTGGACACCGACCACTGGCGGAAGGTGCTCGACATCGACCTCACAGGGGTGGCCCTGTCGATGAAACACGCACTGAGCTACATGTCGGCCCAGGGCAGCGGGGCCGTCGTCGCGGTGTCCTCGATCCTAGGGCTGGTTGGGCAGGCTGGATCGGGTCCGTACTCCGCCGCGAAGGCTGGTGTCGCGAATCTGGTCCGGTCCGCCGGGCTGACCTACGCGCCCACCGGGATCCGGGTGAATGCTGTGGCACCCGGGTACGCAGAGACGCCGCTGCTGGCCGCACTGGACGAATCCGTCCGCGCGCAGATCCTCGCCCGGCAGCCGATGGGACGGCTCGGCAGCGCGGAGGAAATCGCGGAGGTCATCTGCTTCCTCGCCTCCGACGCAGCCAGTTTTGTTGCCGGGGTGGTTTGGCCTGTCGACGGAGGGTATACGGCGCAGTAA
- a CDS encoding FAD-dependent oxidoreductase translates to MSANPTPSSHPALAPQAKCDVLVVGSGAAGMAAAIKAAHEGLTVIVAEKSPHFGGTTALSAGWAWVPGNPKGAAAGDTRAEAEQYLQELAPDTYNETGVAGFLDTVPEAIDFFENHTEVVFSYPEKAPDYQMDLPGAKLGGRAILPADADVRILGDRRRELQPYLSSYTVFGYMPQVGPDLSQFLHANQSVKSFTYVAARLLKTWTDIALHRQPLKRTNGSALMTRMVKSALDAGARVWTDAPVVELIKDDGGAVTGAVLGGSHAGTVSARLGVVLAGGGFSGDRELRAQYFPHDRDGTEHFTPTQGHDGSSARLAMSAGGGINADVSSVGSWAPVTVFRHLLSGTRRLFPHLRQIGLPGMITVDRNGKRFGNEALSYHDFGGAMLKHHEDQDSTYAWVVGDAKLMHKYGVGFAKPWPIPRTFYYRTGFLHKGKSIADLARKIGVDADGLAETIARFNRDALAGVDTEFGRGSTAYNHFRGDPEHKPNPNLAPLDKGPYYAVKVRMGDLGTFAGIDVDSHSAVIRADGTRVPGLYAVGASAVSVFGGGYPGYGSHIGPALVFGYRMGRDIAGLAAEDSRAGSSGKTRASGA, encoded by the coding sequence ATGAGCGCCAACCCAACCCCTTCCTCCCACCCCGCCCTGGCACCGCAGGCCAAATGCGACGTGCTCGTCGTCGGCTCCGGGGCCGCCGGTATGGCGGCCGCCATTAAAGCGGCACACGAGGGGTTGACCGTGATCGTGGCGGAGAAATCCCCCCACTTTGGCGGCACCACCGCCCTGTCCGCAGGTTGGGCCTGGGTGCCAGGCAACCCGAAGGGGGCCGCCGCTGGAGACACCCGGGCCGAGGCCGAGCAGTACCTGCAGGAATTGGCGCCGGATACCTACAACGAGACCGGTGTGGCCGGATTCCTCGACACTGTGCCGGAGGCCATCGATTTCTTCGAGAACCACACCGAGGTCGTCTTCAGCTACCCCGAGAAGGCGCCGGATTACCAGATGGACCTCCCGGGTGCGAAGCTTGGCGGGCGGGCCATCCTGCCCGCCGACGCCGACGTCCGGATTCTGGGGGACCGCCGCCGCGAGCTGCAGCCCTACCTGAGCTCTTACACAGTCTTCGGGTACATGCCGCAGGTGGGGCCGGACCTCAGCCAGTTCCTGCATGCGAACCAGTCGGTCAAGTCCTTCACCTATGTGGCGGCCAGGCTGCTGAAGACCTGGACAGATATTGCGCTGCACCGCCAGCCGCTCAAGCGCACCAACGGCTCCGCGCTGATGACCCGCATGGTGAAGTCTGCACTGGACGCCGGGGCGAGGGTGTGGACGGACGCCCCGGTGGTGGAACTGATCAAGGACGACGGCGGCGCCGTTACCGGGGCGGTGCTCGGCGGGTCCCACGCCGGGACGGTCTCGGCCCGGCTGGGAGTGGTGCTTGCCGGAGGAGGGTTTTCCGGCGACCGTGAACTGCGGGCCCAGTACTTCCCGCATGACCGCGACGGAACTGAGCATTTCACCCCGACCCAGGGTCACGACGGGTCCTCGGCCCGGCTGGCGATGTCCGCCGGTGGCGGCATCAACGCCGACGTTTCATCGGTGGGTTCCTGGGCGCCTGTAACCGTGTTCCGGCACCTGCTCAGCGGCACCCGGCGGCTGTTCCCGCACCTGCGCCAGATCGGCCTGCCCGGCATGATCACCGTCGACCGTAACGGTAAAAGGTTCGGCAACGAGGCCCTGAGCTACCACGACTTCGGGGGCGCGATGCTCAAGCACCACGAGGACCAGGACTCCACCTACGCCTGGGTGGTCGGTGACGCGAAGCTGATGCACAAGTACGGCGTCGGTTTCGCGAAACCGTGGCCCATTCCGCGCACCTTCTACTACCGGACAGGCTTCCTGCACAAGGGAAAAAGCATCGCCGACCTGGCCCGGAAAATCGGAGTCGACGCAGATGGGCTGGCGGAGACGATCGCCCGGTTCAACCGGGATGCGCTCGCCGGAGTAGACACGGAGTTCGGCCGCGGTTCCACCGCGTACAACCACTTCCGCGGGGACCCGGAGCACAAACCCAACCCCAACCTGGCTCCGCTGGACAAGGGGCCGTACTACGCGGTCAAGGTCCGGATGGGGGACCTGGGCACGTTTGCCGGAATCGACGTTGACAGTCACTCAGCCGTGATCCGGGCTGACGGCACGCGTGTTCCCGGGCTGTACGCTGTTGGCGCGTCGGCTGTGTCCGTCTTCGGCGGCGGCTACCCCGGCTATGGATCGCACATCGGACCCGCCCTGGTCTTCGGCTACCGTATGGGCCGGGACATCGCCGGGCTGGCAGCCGAGGACAGCCGTGCCGGATCCTCCGGAAAGACCCGGGCGAGCGGCGCGTGA
- a CDS encoding MFS transporter, whose product MSLPLPKAHRPDGASPLVQETGSADAAASHEPPRTPRKAALASFLGSTLEYYDFFIYGTAAALVFPQLFFPTANPAVATIAAFATFGVAYIARPLGGMVMGHFGDRIGRKNVLLFTLLLMGGASLAIGLLPTYEQIGIWATVLLVVGRLAQGFSAGAESAGASSLTIEHSPEGRRGFFTSFVMTGYASGMVLSTLVFIPISALPEEDLLSWGWRVPFLLSVAVLALAFWVRTKLDETPVFEEEVAQAGAVRKLPAREVLKYQGGDVLRVLLMSIFSVMQTVFTVFGLSYATDQGGFERTSILTVNAVAIGLSMAAMPLAGRLSDRIGRRPVMLTSMLGCAGCIFLYFLSLGTGNIWIVFAVSVLFMTVLYSGFNGVWTSFFGELFAAPVRYSGMAIGNQLGLVVAGFGPMIGGLLLVDGAFGWIPVAVFGGVCALVSAGAVLSSRETAHTPIKELGGPYLQATRRP is encoded by the coding sequence ATGAGTCTTCCCCTGCCCAAGGCCCACCGCCCAGACGGAGCCTCACCCCTCGTCCAGGAGACCGGCTCCGCCGATGCCGCCGCCAGCCATGAACCGCCCCGGACCCCGCGCAAGGCCGCCCTCGCCTCCTTTCTCGGCTCCACACTGGAGTACTACGACTTCTTCATCTACGGCACGGCGGCCGCCCTGGTCTTCCCGCAGTTGTTCTTCCCCACCGCTAACCCGGCGGTGGCCACCATCGCCGCTTTCGCCACCTTCGGCGTCGCCTATATCGCCCGCCCCCTGGGCGGTATGGTCATGGGCCACTTCGGCGACCGGATCGGACGCAAGAACGTCCTGCTGTTCACTCTCCTGCTGATGGGCGGAGCGTCGCTGGCGATCGGCCTGCTGCCCACCTACGAACAGATTGGGATTTGGGCCACCGTGCTCCTGGTCGTCGGGCGCCTGGCACAGGGATTCTCAGCCGGCGCCGAATCCGCCGGCGCCTCTTCCCTGACCATTGAGCACTCGCCGGAAGGCCGGCGCGGGTTCTTCACCTCCTTCGTGATGACCGGATACGCCTCCGGCATGGTGCTTTCCACGCTGGTTTTCATTCCGATCTCCGCGCTGCCCGAGGAGGATTTGCTGAGCTGGGGCTGGCGGGTGCCGTTCCTGCTCTCCGTCGCCGTCCTGGCCCTGGCTTTCTGGGTACGAACGAAACTGGATGAAACACCGGTGTTCGAGGAGGAAGTAGCCCAGGCCGGTGCCGTCAGGAAACTCCCGGCCCGCGAAGTCCTGAAATACCAGGGCGGTGACGTGCTGCGGGTGCTGCTGATGTCCATCTTCTCCGTGATGCAGACTGTGTTCACCGTCTTTGGGCTCTCTTACGCCACAGACCAGGGCGGATTTGAACGGACGTCCATCCTCACCGTCAACGCGGTTGCGATCGGCTTGTCCATGGCCGCCATGCCGCTGGCGGGCCGGCTCTCCGACCGGATTGGACGCCGTCCGGTCATGCTGACCTCCATGCTGGGCTGTGCAGGCTGCATCTTCCTCTACTTCCTGTCCCTGGGCACAGGCAACATCTGGATCGTCTTTGCCGTGTCCGTGCTGTTTATGACAGTGCTGTACTCAGGATTCAACGGCGTCTGGACGTCCTTCTTCGGTGAGCTGTTTGCCGCCCCGGTCCGGTACTCCGGGATGGCCATTGGCAACCAGCTTGGGCTGGTGGTTGCAGGCTTCGGCCCCATGATCGGCGGCCTGCTGCTGGTTGACGGTGCCTTCGGCTGGATTCCGGTGGCTGTCTTCGGCGGCGTCTGCGCCCTCGTATCTGCCGGCGCCGTCCTCAGCTCCCGGGAAACTGCCCATACCCCGATCAAGGAACTCGGTGGACCCTACCTGCAGGCCACCCGCCGGCCCTGA
- a CDS encoding alpha/beta fold hydrolase: MTYHRINGVDLYSEVTGEGRPILFLHGGFCSLEALREQADALAAERTVYAFERPGHGRSADIDGGYNYERGLADTLAYLDAEGLEPVDVLGYSDGAILGLLLALHHPERVRSLIAISGNLDPSAFNTNDDAGGLPVLGPPVHAAPKDPDKPDLERLAYERLSPDGPAHADAVMAKLFRLWTTEPHIDPAELAAIKAPTLIMSGDRDTIRPDHSLLIASSIPGAQLCIVPGATHGLLAERPALISAVVREFLQQVP, encoded by the coding sequence ATGACATATCACCGGATCAACGGCGTCGACCTCTACTCCGAAGTGACGGGCGAGGGGCGGCCCATCCTGTTCCTGCACGGCGGATTCTGCTCGCTGGAGGCGCTGCGGGAGCAGGCCGATGCCCTGGCCGCCGAGCGGACGGTGTACGCGTTCGAGCGTCCCGGCCACGGCAGGTCAGCGGACATCGACGGCGGCTACAACTACGAGCGCGGCCTCGCGGACACGCTGGCCTACCTTGATGCGGAGGGCCTCGAGCCGGTCGACGTGCTCGGCTACAGCGACGGCGCGATCCTCGGCCTGCTGCTGGCCCTGCACCATCCGGAGCGGGTCCGGTCCCTGATCGCCATCAGCGGGAACCTGGACCCCTCGGCGTTCAATACCAACGACGACGCCGGCGGGTTGCCGGTTCTGGGCCCGCCCGTCCACGCGGCGCCCAAGGACCCGGACAAGCCGGACCTCGAGCGGCTGGCCTATGAGCGGCTGTCTCCGGACGGTCCAGCCCATGCCGATGCCGTGATGGCGAAGCTCTTCCGGCTCTGGACCACTGAACCGCATATTGACCCGGCAGAGCTGGCTGCGATCAAAGCCCCCACCCTGATCATGTCCGGGGACCGGGACACCATCCGGCCGGACCACAGCCTGCTCATCGCGTCATCGATTCCGGGCGCGCAGCTGTGCATCGTTCCGGGAGCCACGCACGGCCTGCTCGCCGAGCGCCCCGCACTGATCAGCGCCGTCGTCCGGGAGTTCCTGCAGCAGGTTCCGTAA